The proteins below come from a single Thunnus thynnus chromosome 10, fThuThy2.1, whole genome shotgun sequence genomic window:
- the LOC137191680 gene encoding transcription factor HIVEP3 isoform X2, with translation MEAEPSRPADGERSGRQEQQHVSAESSQGSCPPQQPQQPPNPRPVHRALGRLQNRQPKRTDLLLRLQQQQAVAWQQSDTPGPSGGSFFSPASSSTSSLPSTSSTQGEHGHGVPSQSSQEGREGVSSPRRGEKKPQKEGKYKCTFCGRPCAKPSVLQKHIRSHTGERPYPCVPCGFSFKTKSNLYKHRKSHAHRIKAGLASRRDEPSLSGPEGSGVGEDPQEPAEGESTESEEETGQHRKSSSKEMLGQQRKGVKELLGGSEESQRPEDSQAVKQRLALRLSERKRAPMASPDDPPSSLSTSSSSLGPGSKGSTESGYFSGSGSTDLSQVSPPSASAKTYAEIILGKYGRLGGQQRGSHQQQPHSPLSSSSGTEEKTIPFAVPKTQVIEHITKLITINEAVVDTSEIDSVKPRRSSLSRKSSMESPKFTAPKDPYAFDPKGEVPGPSGLRHTHNPETDPPSTQDLSTVPLLRSHSMPSSTSQQEPSTSGTMSPRGYRLCQSFDEQQAVVAEMRAGHAQRMLRRQPAIEVPLGAELMLEETGPTSSSSARGTELARQPQQQQQQKSLSLFECEACGSRFQHSEGYEAHRGICPGQQTLEQESVDASKTCREDRPQMMMHYKFKALAMAVRKRRKEESLEEDPPSPGSVAMSGSSAGLIPVPSRPEHSQSLSGVSLQTEPKQQQQQDRKGVSVIQHTSSFEKQESISMESQEPDIRESQQTQQPEPKPSPSTSRLIRQPNIQVPEILVTVEPDADMPSVSPPVTASSSKEAERVEEFQWPQRSQTLAQLPAEKLPPKKKRLRLAEAAQSSGESSFESVSLPRSPSQESNISHTSSLSTSFEDTARSEPAVWASSSQSSQMLMVPSASHQHHQSHKEMRRSASEQAPASPQQTEQISETRSKSFDYGSLSPQQSASSWKERRKCLLVKHATLGEPEQEEGASMSSRAESPKPGPSRSSHPPLHSIEASSRFSLEATGKCLQLLQPRILSQDVLPLQPRGQQAFLPGSLSQLLPVTTAISEVLSTQIIHRAFLHSQTAPPPIQVHPAQLHMAERLGIPLHQLPALVPPQFSSRTRASPALYLPAPPRLSAHVPSPTTTEGRPSVSSMSSALTHQSLVTVSYHHPRPVIATCLAQLTPAVSFVVPVRLQTHIPTYASAMYTTLSQILASTCSQEPISCTAMVIMGQVERDKLQRSYLKVPSPDIKSLLPLSLPVELASGSGEGYGPLGAGGSKRMLSPAASLELSTEAQRHQKRVKEEEEGEQHKAGEEEEDVEEKVREEDESKATGRKLEEGEKKLSERAEVTAVKVEGEQEQAQRKPNREEKDEEESTGKTSQKKEEVLVVEKGVERPSTPSYPSLHTATSVNWCYRNYVKPNPSPQRDPSTSVYSTWSVSAHNPNLPGLSTKVALSLLCSKQKHSSETYTMAMAPIPAQSKLPPASSRTPRVSEVHATPPSTLTEVKDQQHHEKEENKEMREEGGPSTSKQSEAPRVRIFEGGYKSNEEYVYVRGRGRGKYICGECGIRCKKPSMLKKHIRTHTDVRPYICKHCNFAFKTKGNLTKHMKSKAHGKKCQAMGVSESSLDEPESEETGSDERVCGSEEQEEHQFSDVEESEDDDDNDDDDDEEEESASHDDPPSSCSSDTHPSTGGRSSCSRHSQQGTPEPEPLGPGQEPSPRGVWHSRRATSPGSRRALFSQRGWKASQRAFSPSSKSCSPSRSLSPRLELSSPIHSLSPRTELSSPGRHVSPSPERGPSPIRPLSPLRPISPSCYRSSQVQTPPSPLGLQHRTPGYLPWESPGTKGSHVKPEKSGTAGERQTSETSLFPPAFRLSTCEGYPGHQAADNIFSHLPMHSQQAKVPYLMIPIGGIQMVQARPRSHPTTPSSPTSPPMEGPSLARFESYWGGTPRTQGLRTPGDHWSEHQEAGTSQSGRCGLSAALTCSKPELETTDSKQYGSSHSSAHTRRSATETTERCVRDSLSRAPLSLAAHVASRVIEQQSEGEEPLPGSDLVEGGAKGDSARADQRT, from the exons ATGGAGGCTGAGCCCAGCCGTCCGGCTGATGGGGAGCGCTCTGGAAGGCAAGAGCAGCAGCATGTGTCAGCTGAATCCTCACAAGGGTCTTGTCCACCTCAGCAGCCCCAGCAGCCTCCTAATCCTCGTCCTGTACACAGAGCCTTGGGCCGCCTGCAAAATCGCCAACCCAAACGCACTGACCTTCTGCTTCggttacagcagcagcaagcagtAGCATGGCAGCAATCAGACACCCCAGGTCCCTCAGGCGGCAGCTTCTTCTCTCCAGCTTCCTCATCAACCTCATCCCTCCCCTCCACTTCCTCCACCCAGGGTGAGCATGGTCACGGAGTCCCATCTCAGTCGAGCCAAGAGGGCAGAGAAGGGGTCAGCTCACCCAGAAGAGGGGAGAAGAAACCCCAAAAAGAAGGGAAATATAAGTGCACTTTCTGTGGCCGTCCATGTGCCAAGCCAAGCGTTCTTCAGAAACACATTCGTTCCCATACAGGAGAAAGACCCTATCCTTGTGTCCCCTGTGGCTTTTCTTTCAAGACCAAGAGCAACCTGTACAAACACCGCAAGTCCCATGCCCATCGCATAAAAGCAGGCCTGGCGTCCCGTCGTGATGAGCCCAGTTTGAGTGGACCAGAGGGCAGTGGCGTTGGAGAAGACCCACAGGAACCCGCAGAGGGAGAAAGCACTGAGTCTGAAGAGGAGACAGGCCAACACAGAAAATCCTCCTCTAAGGAGATGTTGGGCCAGCAGAGAAAAGGTGTTAAGGAGCTGCTTGGAGGCTCAGAGGAGAGCCAGAGGCCTGAAGACTCCCAGGCTGTCAAGCAGAGGCTGGCACTGAGGCTTAGTGAAAGGAAACGTGCCCCCATGGCTTCCCCAGATgaccctccttcctccctctccacctcaTCTTCTTCTCTAGGCCCTGGCAGTAAGGGCAGCACAGAGTCTGGCTACTTCTCAGGATCAGGAAGCACTGATCTGTCCCAAGTTAGTCCTCCTAGTGCCAGTGCCAAAACCTACGCAGAAATTATTCTAGGGAAATATGGAAGGCTGGGCGGGCAGCAGCGTGGTTCccatcagcagcagcctcaTTCTCCGCTTTCGTCATCCTCAGGAACGGAGGAGAAGACCATTCCCTTTGCTGTACCCAAAACTCAAGTAATAGAACACATTACCAAGCTCATCACTATCAATGAAGCAGTAGTAGACACCAGTGAGATTGACAGTGTAAAGCCCAGACGTTCCTCTCTGTCCAGGAAGAGCAGCATGGAGTCACCCAAATTTACCGCCCCTAAAGATCCATACGCATTCGATCCCAAAGGAGAGGTCCCCGGCCCCAGCGGTTTGAGGCACACCCACAATCCTGAGACTGATCCGCCAAGTACCCAGGATCTGTCAACAGTGCCTCTGCTTAGAAGCCACTCAATGCCATCATCTACCAGCCAACAAGAGCCCTCCACATCTGGCACCATGTCTCCCAGAGGTTACCGTCTCTGCCAGTCATTCGATGAGCAGCAAGCGGTGGTAGCAGAGATGAGGGCTGGTCATGCCCAGCGTATGCTGAGGCGCCAGCCTGCCATAGAAGTTCCCTTGGGAGCTGAGCTAATGTTGGAGGAGACCGgtcccacctcctcctcctcagccagAGGCACTGAACTAGCCAGGCagccacagcaacaacaacagcagaagaGTCTGAGCCTGTTTGAATGTGAAGCATGTGGGTCCCGCTTCCAACACAGTGAAGGCTACGAGGCCCACAGAGGCATCTGCCCAGGACAGCAAACACTGGAACAAGAGAGTGTGGATGCCAGTAAAACATGCAGGGAGGATCGCCCCCAGATGATGATGCACTATAAGTTTAAAGCGCTGGCCATGgctgtgaggaagaggaggaaagaggagagtcTGGAGGAGGATCCTCCCAGCCCTGGGTCTGTAGCCATGTCAGGAAGCTCTGCAGGCCTCATTCCAGTGCCAAGCAGACCGGAGCACAGCCAGAGCCTctcag GTGTTTCTTTACAGACTgagccaaaacaacaacagcagcaggacagaaaGGGTGTGTCTGTCATCCAACACACAAGCTCTTTTGAGAAGCAGGAGAGTATATCCATGGAAAGTCAGGAACCAGACATCAGAGAGAGTCAGCAAACACAACAACCCGAGCCAAAACCATCACCCTCTACATCTCGCCTCATCCGCCAGCCCAACATCCAAGTGCCAGAGATCCTTGTTACTGTGGAGCCTGATGCTGACATGCCATCTGTGTCACCACCAGTGACAGCATCCTCATCCAAG gaggcagagagagtggAGGAGTTCCAGTGGCCTCAGCGTAGCCAGACTCTGGCCCAGCTTCCTGCAGAGAAGCTGccaccaaagaagaagagactCCGCCTGGCAGAAGCAGCCCAGTCCTCTGGGGAGTCGAGCTTTGAGTCTGTGTCTCTGCCTCGCAGCCCCAGTCAAGAGAGCAACATCTCACACACTTCAAGCCTTTCTACTTCTTTTGAGGATACAGCAAGATCGGAGCCTGCCGTCTGGGCCTCCAGTAGCCAAAGCTCCCAAATGTTGATGGTGCCATCCGCTTCCCACCAACACCACCAAAGCCACAAGGAGATGAGGCGCTCAGCCTCAGAGCAGGCCCCAGCCAGCCCCCAACAAACAGAGCAGATCTCAGAGACCAGAAGTAAGTCCTTTGACTATGGTTCCCTGTCCCCTCAGCAGTCTGCATCTTCTtggaaggaaaggagaaagTGTCTCCTTGTGAAGCATGCCACCTTAGGGGAACCTGAGCAAGAGGAGGGGGCCAGCATGTCATCCAGAGCAGAGAGTCCTAAGCCTGGACCTTCCCGCTCCAGCCATCCTCCTCTCCATTCAATTGAGGCAAGCTCCCGGTTCAGCCTGGAAGCCACAGGGAAATGCTTGCAACTGTTACAGCCACGAATCCTCTCTCAGGATGTGCTCCCTTTACAGCCCAGAGGCCAGCAGGCATTCCTTCCAGGATCACTATCCCAGCTACTCCCAGTCACCACAGCCATCTCTGAAGTGCTGTCCACCCAAATCATCCACAGAGCCTTCTTACATTCACAGACAGCACCCCCACCTATACAGGTACACCCAGCACAGCTCCACATGGCAGAGCGGTTGGGTATACCACTCCATCAGCTTCCTGCTCTGGTTCCTCCACAGTTCTCCTCAAGGACTAGAGCTAGTCCGGCTCTGTACTTGCCTGCTCCTCCAAGACTTAGTGCACATGTTCCTTCCCCTACCACTACAGAGGGCAGACCCTCTGTCTCTTCCATGTCTTCTGCTCTTACCCATCAATCCCTTGTAACAGTCTCCTACCACCACCCACGGCCAGTCATCGCCACATGCCTAGCGCAGCTTACACCAGCAGTGTCCTTTGTGGTGCCAGTACGCCTCCAGACCCATATACCTACCTATGCTAGTGCCATGTATACCACCCTGTCCCAGATCCTGGCCTCCACCTGCTCACAGGAGCCCATTTCTTGCACAGCTATGGTCATCATGGGCCAGGTGGAGAGGGACAAACTGCAGAGGTCTTATTTGAAGGTCCCCTCCCCAGACATCAAGAGTCTCCTTCCCCTGTCCCTGCCTGTGGAGCTGGCCTCAGGATCTGGGGAGGGATACGGTCCACTTGGGGCTGGAGGAAGTAAACGCATGCTCTCTCCTGCGGCCAGTCTGGAGCTCAGTACAGAGGCCCAGCGTCACCAGAAAAGGgtaaaagaggaagaggagggggagcaACATAaggctggagaggaggaggaggatgtagAGGAGAAGGTACGAGAGGAGGACGAAAGTAAAGCTACTGGGAGAAAActggaagaaggagagaagaaactATCAGAGAGGGCTGAGGTGACAGCTGTTAAAGTGGAGGGGGAGCAGGAGCAAGCACAACGGAAACCTAACAGGGAGGAAAAGGATGAGGAGGAGTCAACAGGGAAGACAAGTCAAAAAAAGGAAGAGGTGCTAGTTGTGGAAAAGGGGGTTGAGAGACCAAGCACCCCTTCATACCCCAGCCTCCACACCGCCACGTCAGTCAACTGGTGCTACCGGAACTATGTCAAACCTAACCCATCTCCACAGAGGGACCCCAGCACCTCAGTTTATTCTACCTGGAGTGTCAGTGCTCACAACCCTAACTTGCCGGGCCTCAGCACTAAGGTGGCCTTGTCTCTACTGTGCTCCAAACAGAAGCACAGCTCAGAGACGTACACCATGGCCATGGCCCCGATCCCAGCCCAAAGCAAATTGCCCCCTGCCAGTAGCAGGACCCCACGTGTGTCAGAG GTACATGCCACCCCACCCAGCACCCtcactgaagtaaaggatcagCAACACcatgaaaaggaggaaaacaaagagatgagagaagagggaggacCCTCCACCTCCAAACAGAGTGAGGCCCCTCGTGTTCGCATCTTCGAAGGCGG GTATAAATCTAATGAAGAGTATGTTTACGTGCGAGGTCGCGGCAGGGGAAAGTACATATGTGGAGAGTGTGGCATCCGCTGTAAGAAGCCCAGCATGCTGAAGAAGCACATCCGAACACACACCGACGTCCGTCCGTACATTTGCAAACACTGCAACTTTGCCTTCAAAACCAAAG GGAACCTTACTAAACACATGAAGTCAAAGGCTCATGGGAAAAAATGCCAGGCAATGGGAGTATCTGAATCATCCCTGGACGAGCCAGAGAGTGAGGAGACAG GAAGTGATGAACGTGTGTGTGGCTCAGAAGAACAGGAGGAACATCAGTTTTCCGATGTGGAGGAGTCTGAGGATGATGACGATAACGATGACGAcgatgatgaggaagaggagtccGCATCTCATGATGACCCGCCATCCTCCTGTTCGTCAGACACCCATCCATCAACAGGGGGGCgttccagctgcagcagacacTCTCAGCAGGGCACCCCTGAGCCCGAGCCCCTGGGCCCTGGTCAGGAGCCCTCCCCGAGGGGGGTTTGGCACAGCCGACGAGCCACCTCACCAGGCAGCAGGAGAGCACTGTTCTCCCAGCGGGGCTGGAAGGCATCACAAAGGGCTTTTTCCCCCAGCAGCAAGAGCTGTTCCCCGAGCCGCAGCCTCTCCCCACGCCTGGAGCTGTCCTCGCCCATTCACAGCCTCTCCCCCAGGACCGAGCTGTCCTCACCTGGCCGACATGTCTCACCTTCACCTGAGAGAGGACCATCTCCCATCAGACCCCTTTCTCCTCTTCGTCCCATCTCTCCCAGCTGCTACCGGTCATCACAAGTTCAgacccctccctctcctctcggGTTGCAGCACAGGACCCCTGGATACCTGCCCTGGGAGAGCCCCGGTACAAAGGGCAGTCATGTCAAACCA GAGAAAAGTGGTACAGCAGGGGAAAGGCAAACATCAGAAACCAGCTTGTTTCCACCTGCTTTTCGTCTTTCCACCTGTGAGGGTTATCCTGGCCACCAAGCAGCGGACAACATCTTCAGCCATCTTCCCATGCACTCCCAACAAGCCAAGGTCCCCTATCTGATGATCCCCATTGGAGGGATCCAAATGGTACAGGCCAGACCAAGGTCCCATCCTACCACCCCCTCGTCCCCAACGTCTCCCCCCATGGAGGGGCCGTCACTGGCCAGGTTTGAATCATACTGGGGCGGGACCCCCAGAACTCAAGGGCTTAGGACTCCTGGAGACCACTGGTCAGAGCACCAGGAAGCAGGAACCAGCCAGTCAGGGCGGTGCGGTCTCAGCGCAGCACTAACATGTTCCAAACCGGAGTTGGAGACCACAGACTCAAAGCAATATGGCAGCTCACATAGCTCCGCCCACACCCGCAGGTCTGCTACTGAGACCACCGAACGCTGCGTCAGAGACAGTCTTTCCAGAGCACCCCTCAGTCTAGCAGCCCACGTAGCCTCGCGTGTCATTGAACAGCAGTCAGAGGGGGAGGAGCCACTACCTGGAAGTGATCTGGTGGAGGGAGGAGCTAAAGGAGATTCTGCCAGAGCAGACCAGAGAACTTAA